CGAGGGGATGCGCCGCGGCGTGCACGACCACCTGCCCCTGGACGAGGGCGACGTCGACCTGCCCGCCGTGCTCGGCGCGCTCCGCGACACCGGCTACGACCGGCTGGTGACGCTCGAGCTGTCCCGGGACGGCCACCGGGCGCACCACATGGTGCCCCGCTCCATCGAGCTCCTGCGGAAGGCCGAGTCATGAGGATCTGCTTCGTCAGCCGCCGCTACTGGCCGGCGGTCAGCGGGATGAGCGTCTACGCGGAGAACCTGCTCCGCGAGCTCGTGGCGCTCGGCCACGAGGTGACGCTGGTCAGCCAGTACCGGGACGACGAGGCGGGCACCCGGGTCTACGGCGGCGGCCTGCCGCCGGCCGACCGGGTGCCGGCGGGCGTCGAGGTGCACGCCCTGCCCAGCCGGGGCGAGACCGTCGTCCCGGCCGACTGGGAGGGCGACATCGCCGAGATCGTGCGCACCGTCGTCGAGCTGCACGAGCAGCGGCCCTTCGACGTGCTGCACGCCCAGTACGGCTACCCGCCCGGCCTGGCGGTGCTGGAGGCGTCCCGGCGGACCGGCCTGCCGAACCTGGTCAGCATCCAGGGCGGGGACGGGCACTGGGTGGGCACCTGCTGCACCACGCACGCCGAGGCCATGCGCACCGTGCTGGACCACGCCGGCGCGGTGCTGATCGGCAGCGCCAGCTTCCGCGACGAGGTCGTGGGCAACCTGGGCACCGACCCGGCGCGGTTCACGATCGTGCCCGGCGCGACCGACACCACCCGGTTCACCCCGGGCGACCGGCCGCTCGGCAGCCTGGCCGACCCGCCGGTGCTGCTGTTCCACGGCCGGGTCGACCGGCGCAAGGGCGTGCTGGACCTGCTCGAGGCGCTGCCCGACGGCGTCCGGCTGGTGGTGTCCGGCATCGGCCCGGACCTGGACGAGGCGAAGGCCCGCGCCGACGGGCGCACCACCTTCCTCGGCTACGTGCCCCCGGACGAGGCGCCGGCGGTCTACCGGACCGCCGACGTCTTCGTCAGCCCGACCTACAGCGAGGGGTTCAGCAACACCCTGCTGGAGGCGATGGCCAGCGGCCTGCCCACGGTGAGCACCGACAGCGTCGGCGTCGTGGACTGCCTGCGGCACGAGGAGAACGGGCTGCTGCACGAACCCGGGGACGTCGCGGGCCTGCGCAAGGAGCTGGACCGGCTGCTCACCGACGCCGACCTGCGCGCCCGGCTGGCCACCACCGCGCTGGAGGAGGTGCGCCGGCTGTACTCCTGGCCGGTGCTGGCGCGCAGCATCGACGCCGTCTGCACCGAGCTGGCCGGCACCGCACCGGACCTGGACTGGAGCGCGCCGGCCACGGTGGACCCGTCCTGCCGGTTCCGGTCCGCGGCACACCTGCTCTGATGCGCGTGCTCGCGGTCAGCCCGCACCTGGACGACGCCGCATTCTCCGCCGGCGCCACGCTGGCGGCGCTGGCCGACGCGGGCCACGAGGTCACCGTGCTCACCTGCTTCACCCGCAGCGTGCCCGACCCGACGGGCTTCGCACTGGCCTGCCAGCTGGACAAGGGGCTTCCCCCCGACGTCGACTACCTGGCGCTGCGCCGGGCGGAGAACGCCGCGGCGGTCGCCGTGCTCGGGGCGACGGCGGTCGACCTGGACCTGCCCGAGGCACCGCACCGCGGCTACACCAGCGCACCGGACCTGTTCGCCGGCGTGCACCCCGGGGACGACGTCTGGCGCGACGTCGCCGATCAGCTCGCCGGCCGGGACGCCGACCTGTGGCTGGCCCCGCAGGCGCTCGGTGGCCACGTCGACCACCTGCAGGTGCTGCGCGCGGTGGCCTCGCTGGACCGGCCGGTGCTGTGGTGGCGGGACAGCCCCTACGTGCTGCGGGAGCCCGACGCCGTCCCCGGTGCCGCGCTCCCCGCCGGGCTGTCACCGGTCGCGCTGCCGCAGCTGCCCGATCGGCGAGCCGACGCGTGCGCCTGCTACCGGACGCAGCTGGGCTTCCAGTTCGGCGGCGAGGCCGGGATGCGCACCGCCCTGGCGGAGCTGCTCGAGGTGCTGCTGGCCGGGCCGGCGGCGCGCTCGGTGCTGCCCGCGGAGCTCGCGGCGGGCCGGGCATGACCTGGCTGGTCACCGGCGGCGCCGGGTACATCGGGTCGCACGTGGTGCAGGCGATGGCCGCCGCGGGTGAGTCGCTGGTGGTGCTCGACGACCTGTCCAGC
The Modestobacter marinus DNA segment above includes these coding regions:
- a CDS encoding glycosyltransferase family 4 protein — translated: MRICFVSRRYWPAVSGMSVYAENLLRELVALGHEVTLVSQYRDDEAGTRVYGGGLPPADRVPAGVEVHALPSRGETVVPADWEGDIAEIVRTVVELHEQRPFDVLHAQYGYPPGLAVLEASRRTGLPNLVSIQGGDGHWVGTCCTTHAEAMRTVLDHAGAVLIGSASFRDEVVGNLGTDPARFTIVPGATDTTRFTPGDRPLGSLADPPVLLFHGRVDRRKGVLDLLEALPDGVRLVVSGIGPDLDEAKARADGRTTFLGYVPPDEAPAVYRTADVFVSPTYSEGFSNTLLEAMASGLPTVSTDSVGVVDCLRHEENGLLHEPGDVAGLRKELDRLLTDADLRARLATTALEEVRRLYSWPVLARSIDAVCTELAGTAPDLDWSAPATVDPSCRFRSAAHLL
- a CDS encoding PIG-L deacetylase family protein; the encoded protein is MRVLAVSPHLDDAAFSAGATLAALADAGHEVTVLTCFTRSVPDPTGFALACQLDKGLPPDVDYLALRRAENAAAVAVLGATAVDLDLPEAPHRGYTSAPDLFAGVHPGDDVWRDVADQLAGRDADLWLAPQALGGHVDHLQVLRAVASLDRPVLWWRDSPYVLREPDAVPGAALPAGLSPVALPQLPDRRADACACYRTQLGFQFGGEAGMRTALAELLEVLLAGPAARSVLPAELAAGRA